The stretch of DNA CCGCTTTTCGTAGCAGAAGGAGAGGGAATCCGCAACGAGGTTCCATCTATGCCGGGCGTTTTTCAATTGTCTATTGATCAATTAAACGAGGAAATCGAAGAAGTAGTCGGGCTTGGCATTAAATCGGTAATTTTATTCGGTCTGCCTGATGTAAAAGATGCAGTTGGAACAGGCGCTTATCATAATGATGGCATTGTCCAGAAAGCCACACGCCATATTAAGAACCACTATCCAGACCTTATTGTGATTGCGGATACATGTTTATGTGAATATACCGATCACGGTCATTGCGGCGTTATCGAAGGAAGCCGCATATTAAACGACCCATCTCTTGACCTTTTGGCCAAAGCGGCAATCAGCCAGGCAGAAGCAGGTGCCGACATCATCGCGCCATCAAACATGATGGACGGATTTGTCGCAGCAATCCGCAAAGGGCTGGATGAAGCGGGCTTTACAGAAGTGCCAATCATGTCTTACGCTGTAAAATATTCTTCTGCTTATTATGGACCATTCCGTGATGCGGCCGATTCTACCCCGCAATTTGGCGACAGGAAAACGTATCAAATGGATCCGGCAAACCGGCGTGAAGCGATTCGGGAAGCGCGGGCTGATATTGAACAGGGTGCGGACTTTTTAATCGTTAAGCCGGCTCTTTCCTATATGGACATCCTCCGGGACGTACGAAA from Domibacillus sp. DTU_2020_1001157_1_SI_ALB_TIR_016 encodes:
- the hemB gene encoding porphobilinogen synthase, giving the protein MELNFERHRRLRQTANMRALVRETQLDVNDFIYPLFVAEGEGIRNEVPSMPGVFQLSIDQLNEEIEEVVGLGIKSVILFGLPDVKDAVGTGAYHNDGIVQKATRHIKNHYPDLIVIADTCLCEYTDHGHCGVIEGSRILNDPSLDLLAKAAISQAEAGADIIAPSNMMDGFVAAIRKGLDEAGFTEVPIMSYAVKYSSAYYGPFRDAADSTPQFGDRKTYQMDPANRREAIREARADIEQGADFLIVKPALSYMDILRDVRNEFDAPVVAYNVSGEYAMVKAAALNGWVDERAIVLETLTGMKRAGADLIMTYHAKDAARWLNEQ